The Mesorhizobium koreense genome includes a window with the following:
- a CDS encoding ABC transporter substrate-binding protein gives MPQRPSAPFGKGRNIMKFRTLLASAVALGALAVLPAQALERGGSMTFARYDDSTLIDPVYADRNPDIWMVPNLYDTLLHTGADGKTIEPGLAESHAVAPDGLSITFKLRADAKFSDGTPLTGDDVVFSLDRARDPKLGPWAGLLGAVKTVSADGNVVTLSLAHPDPALISILATFNTAIVSKAAFAAAPGTTDQEKAKALFAKQPVSSGPFVLKERQAGSRMVFERNPYYWQPGEDGKPLPYLDRIEFLLIPDDATRILKLQAGEVDAAEFIPFSRVAELKADPNLDMELFPSTRIIYAPINTRSAFKDGTKNPMADVRVRQALNYATNKDTLVKLVTFGTGQPMTSLMSASTQLHYGDTPLYPYDLEKAKTLLKEAGLAQGTKIKFTTLAGSADDATMFTALQQMWSQAGIDLQVEQVDGPTRSDKNRSGDFQIHTYGWVNDVNDPAQVTGWLGYYPLRQAVGTGWNNPEFNKLYETSNTEIDPKKRADEYKRMQEIYAAEAPLLFLYETPFAVALSKKVHDYVQTPLGANEFATAWREK, from the coding sequence GTGCCGCAACGGCCGAGCGCGCCGTTCGGCAAAGGGAGGAATATTATGAAGTTCAGAACTCTTCTTGCGTCAGCGGTGGCTCTGGGTGCCTTGGCAGTGTTGCCGGCGCAGGCTCTGGAGCGCGGCGGCAGCATGACCTTCGCCCGCTACGACGACTCTACGCTGATCGACCCGGTTTACGCCGATCGCAATCCCGACATCTGGATGGTGCCCAACCTTTATGACACCTTGCTTCACACAGGGGCGGACGGAAAAACGATCGAGCCGGGCCTGGCGGAAAGCCATGCAGTTGCCCCAGACGGCTTGTCGATTACGTTCAAACTTCGCGCCGACGCCAAGTTCTCCGACGGCACGCCGCTAACCGGCGACGATGTCGTATTCTCCCTCGACAGAGCCAGAGACCCGAAGCTCGGACCATGGGCGGGCCTACTCGGCGCGGTAAAGACGGTTTCGGCCGACGGCAACGTGGTCACGCTCAGCCTTGCGCATCCCGATCCCGCACTGATTTCTATTCTGGCGACATTCAACACGGCGATCGTCTCCAAGGCTGCATTCGCCGCAGCGCCAGGAACCACGGATCAGGAGAAGGCAAAGGCCCTGTTTGCCAAACAGCCCGTATCCTCCGGCCCCTTCGTATTGAAGGAACGTCAGGCCGGCAGCCGCATGGTCTTCGAGCGCAACCCGTACTATTGGCAGCCCGGCGAGGATGGGAAGCCCCTGCCCTACCTCGACCGCATAGAATTCCTGCTTATCCCCGACGACGCCACCCGTATCCTGAAATTGCAGGCCGGCGAGGTGGATGCGGCCGAGTTCATCCCATTTTCCCGCGTTGCTGAACTGAAGGCGGACCCGAACCTGGACATGGAGCTGTTCCCCTCGACGCGGATCATTTACGCGCCGATCAACACCCGCTCGGCCTTCAAGGATGGGACCAAAAATCCCATGGCCGACGTGCGGGTGCGCCAGGCATTGAACTACGCGACGAACAAGGACACCCTTGTCAAACTGGTCACGTTCGGCACCGGCCAGCCGATGACCTCGCTGATGTCGGCAAGCACGCAACTTCACTATGGGGATACTCCGCTCTATCCCTACGATCTGGAAAAAGCCAAAACGCTGCTGAAAGAAGCCGGCCTCGCGCAGGGAACGAAGATCAAGTTCACGACGCTGGCGGGAAGCGCCGACGACGCCACGATGTTCACCGCATTGCAGCAGATGTGGTCGCAGGCGGGTATCGATCTTCAGGTCGAACAAGTGGACGGACCGACACGAAGCGACAAGAACCGCTCCGGCGATTTTCAGATCCACACCTATGGCTGGGTCAATGACGTGAACGATCCCGCACAGGTAACGGGCTGGCTCGGCTACTACCCTTTGCGGCAGGCCGTCGGAACCGGATGGAACAATCCGGAATTCAACAAGCTCTATGAAACGTCGAACACGGAAATCGATCCGAAAAAGCGCGCGGACGAGTACAAACGCATGCAGGAGATCTATGCCGCCGAGGCGCCGCTCCTCTTCCTCTACGAGACGCCCTTCGCTGTAGCGCTGTCAAAGAAGGTGCACGACTACGTGCAGACGCCGCTCGGGGCGAATGAGTTCGCCACCGCCTGGCGCGAAAAATAG
- a CDS encoding ABC transporter permease — protein sequence MLERALKQPALIAGAFILLASAALALAPSIFAPYDPLAFDFNAIQQAPSWAHPFGTDNFGRDVLSRVIWAYRVDMQIAIFATSFALLIGVLVGGAVGYYGGLADAVFGRCVDAIITFPFLVLVIAIVSVMGPGLTNMYIAITAVNWVYYARLMRAEVMAQKANDYAAAGLVMGYSDARIIFRHLMPNAIGPVLVYWMTDMALAILLGSSLGYLGLGAQPPTAEWGVLIAEGRNFIASAWWMSLMPGIAIVLTGLGFSLFGDSLTEVLRPRGR from the coding sequence GTGCTCGAGCGTGCGCTCAAACAGCCCGCGCTCATCGCCGGTGCGTTCATACTGCTGGCGTCGGCGGCGTTGGCGCTCGCTCCTTCCATTTTTGCGCCATACGACCCGCTTGCGTTCGATTTCAACGCGATCCAGCAGGCTCCATCCTGGGCACATCCCTTCGGCACCGACAATTTTGGCCGGGATGTGCTTTCCAGGGTCATCTGGGCGTATCGCGTCGATATGCAAATCGCTATCTTCGCGACATCCTTTGCGCTGCTAATCGGTGTGCTGGTGGGCGGAGCCGTAGGTTACTACGGAGGGCTGGCCGACGCCGTATTCGGACGTTGCGTCGACGCAATCATAACCTTTCCATTCCTTGTGCTGGTCATTGCCATCGTCTCGGTCATGGGACCTGGACTGACCAACATGTACATCGCCATCACCGCGGTGAACTGGGTCTACTACGCACGCCTGATGCGCGCCGAAGTGATGGCGCAGAAAGCCAATGACTACGCGGCAGCGGGGCTGGTCATGGGCTACTCCGATGCCCGGATCATTTTTCGCCACCTGATGCCCAACGCCATCGGGCCCGTGCTGGTTTACTGGATGACCGACATGGCGCTTGCCATCCTGCTCGGCTCCAGCCTCGGCTATCTTGGTCTCGGCGCGCAACCACCAACCGCGGAGTGGGGAGTCCTGATTGCGGAAGGCCGCAATTTCATTGCTTCCGCCTGGTGGATGTCGCTCATGCCGGGCATCGCCATCGTTCTCACCGGTCTCGGGTTCAGCCTTTTTGG
- a CDS encoding ABC transporter permease has product MSSLNYLLSRLLQIVPTFLIVMIFIFVLVRLLPGDPALAMADAKATDAQLEIVRQSLGLDKPLPIQFAIFLRHTLSGDLGQSILMKQPVLDVIMSRLPATAFLTIYSVALAMLIAGPLAFVSAIKHDRPADLAIRSIFQVGLSSPVFYVGLVLLTVLAAKLRWFPVGGYGTSFFDRLYHLILPALTVAFYTSAIILRNLRASLIEVLDAEFVQFARAKGLSPRIILTRHVLRNALISTVTLLGLSIGNLMSGTLITETVFAVPGVGRLMLEAIFARDYPLIQGLTLVFCVIVSIVFLLTDMVQTWLDPRLRPR; this is encoded by the coding sequence ATGTCATCTTTGAACTATCTACTGTCGCGCTTGCTGCAGATCGTGCCGACATTCCTGATCGTCATGATCTTCATCTTTGTGCTTGTTCGTTTGCTCCCCGGAGATCCCGCGCTCGCCATGGCCGATGCCAAGGCGACGGACGCGCAGCTTGAGATCGTCCGCCAGTCGTTAGGGCTTGACAAGCCTCTGCCGATCCAATTCGCCATCTTCCTGCGTCATACATTGAGCGGCGATTTGGGGCAGTCGATCCTGATGAAGCAGCCGGTGCTCGATGTCATCATGAGCCGCCTTCCTGCTACTGCGTTCCTGACGATTTACTCTGTCGCATTGGCAATGCTCATTGCCGGTCCCCTCGCCTTCGTCAGCGCGATCAAACATGATCGGCCCGCCGATCTGGCGATCCGCAGCATATTCCAGGTGGGACTTTCCTCTCCCGTATTCTATGTCGGCCTTGTGCTGCTCACGGTTCTTGCCGCCAAGCTGCGATGGTTCCCGGTCGGCGGTTATGGAACGAGTTTCTTCGACCGCCTCTACCATCTTATCCTGCCCGCCCTGACAGTGGCTTTCTATACCAGCGCCATCATTCTGCGAAACCTGCGCGCCTCCCTCATTGAGGTGCTGGACGCGGAGTTCGTTCAATTTGCTCGTGCCAAGGGATTGTCCCCGCGCATCATTCTGACGCGGCATGTCTTGCGCAACGCCTTGATTTCGACCGTCACCCTGCTCGGCCTGTCGATCGGCAACCTCATGAGCGGAACCCTGATTACAGAAACTGTATTTGCCGTGCCAGGTGTCGGACGACTGATGCTGGAAGCGATTTTCGCCCGGGACTACCCACTGATCCAGGGGCTTACGCTGGTCTTCTGCGTCATCGTCTCGATCGTCTTTTTGCTGACAGACATGGTCCAGACCTGGCTCGACCCGAGGCTTCGGCCACGATGA